One region of Suncus etruscus isolate mSunEtr1 chromosome 5, mSunEtr1.pri.cur, whole genome shotgun sequence genomic DNA includes:
- the LOC126009647 gene encoding olfactory receptor 1361-like translates to MATRNRTEVTEFVLLGLSSKQEMQLVVFGVVLAMYLVAVVGNFLLVLVALSDPKLQTPMYFLLSQLSFIDMLLTTTTIPQMLVHTWSENRTISFNCCMIQLFFFMTFGSMEGHVLAAMAYDRYVAICDPLRYSAIVSRHLCLCITLTSLLVVSLNSLLYTVLVTRLTFCGNQLTHFFCDITPLLKLSCTRPVVNEMLIFTEGVAVVLSPFFFIIGSYARIGAAIARMRSVAALRKTLSTCSSHIMVVLLLYGTVARMYLKPSSSYDLNQDRQVAIFYTVVIPMLNPLIYSLRNQEVKKALRRLFRKLCFSGNFQPSSQANREWKHIS, encoded by the coding sequence ATGGCCACCAGAAATAGGACAGAAGTGACTGAATTTGTCTTATTGGGCCTATCCAGCAAGCAAGAAATGCAGCTGGTTGTTTTTGGCGTTGTCCTTGCTATGTACTTGGTAGCAGTGGTGGGCAATTTTCTATTAGTACTTGTTGCCCTCTCAGACCCCAAACTTCAGACCCCCATGTACTTCTTGCTCAGCCAACTTTCCTTCATTGACATGCTGCTGACAACTACCACCATCCCCCAGATGCTGGTGCATACCTGGTCTGAGAATAGAACCATTTCCTTCAACTGCTGCATGATCCAGCTATTTTTCTTTATGACTTTTGGAAGCATGGAAGGCCATGTGTTGGCGGCCATGGCTTATGACCGTTATGTTGCCATCTGCGATCCTTTAAGATATTCTGCCATCGTCAGCCGCCACCTCTGTCTTTGCATAACCTTGACCTCGTTGCTGGTTGTCAGTCTCAACAGCCTCCTCTACACTGTGCTGGTCACCCGTTTAACCTTCTGTGGCAACCAGCTTACTCACTTCTTCTGTGACATTACACCTTTGCTCAAGCTTTCCTGCACCCGGCCAGTGGTCAATGAAATGCTAATCTTCACCGAGGGTGTGGCTGTGGTGCTCAGTCCCTTCTTCTTCATTATAGGCTCCTATGCCCGCATTGGTGCTGCCATAGCTCGCATGCGCTCAGTTGCTGCCCTGCGCAAGACTCTGTCGACCTGTAGCTCTCACATCATGGTTGTGTTGCTTCTGTATGGCACAGTCGCTCGCATGTATCTCAAACCATCTTCTAGCTATGACCTGAATCAGGACCGCCAGGTTGCCATCTTTTACACAGTAGTTATCCCGATGCTAAATCCTTTGATCTACAGTCTGAGGAACCAGGAGGTTAAGAAAGCTCTAAGAAGGCTTTTCAGGAAACTCTGCTTTTCAGGAAACTTCCAGCCGAGTTCTCAAGCAAACAGGGAATGGAAACACATCTCCTGA